CCAGCGCGGCGAAGGCGAGTGCGGCAAGGGTCCGGCGATTGAAACGAATGGAAAACATCAGGGTTTGCCTAGCTCCAGGGATTTCAAGGATCGTCTCGGATGCGAACCCAGCCGGCGGCATCAAGGCAAGCGACAATGCCGCGTTTGGCGTTGAACCGCAAGGATACGGGGTGGCGAATCGAATGGCAGGACGGCCGATGATCGCCGTTCCAACCGGCTTCCCGGCCGGCCCGGCCTGAAAACGCTTTCAGTGTGGCGGTATCGTGGCCGGCGGCCGCATTGGCGGCTACCGGCTCACGCAATCGTGGTCACATCGCCTCGTAGTTCGGACCGCCGCCGCCCTCCGGCGGAACCCAGGTGATGTTGCCGTTGGGGTCCTTCACGTCGCAGGTTTTGCAATGGACGCAATTCTGGGCGTTGATCTGGAAACGGGGACCTGAGGCCTCCTCGACCCATTCATAGACGCCGGCCGGGCAATAGCGGTTCGACGGACCGGCATAGACGTCGTGCTCGGACGTCTTCTGCAGGTTCATGTCGGCGACCTTGAGGTGAACCGGCTGGTCCTCTTCGTGGTTGGTGTTGGACAGGAACACTGACGAAAGCTTGTCGAACGATATCTTGCCGTCCGGCTTCGGATACGCGATCGGCGCATGCGCTTTTGCGGGATCGAGCGTCTTGCGGTCGGGCTTGGCGTGGGACTGGGTGCCGAACAGCGAGAAGCCGAGCGTGTTGCACCACATGTCGAAGCCGCTGAATGCCATGCCGATGGCGGTGCCGAACTTCGACAAGAACGGCTTGGCATTGCGGACCCGGTAAAGGTCCTTGCCGACCGCGGAGTCGCGCCATGAATTCTCGTAGTCGACCAGTTCGTCGTTGGCCCTGTTGGCACCGAGCGCGGCGGCGACGTGTTCGGCCGCCTGCATGCCGCTGCCCATCGCGTTGTGCACGCCCTTGATGCGCGGGACATTCACAAATCCTGCCGCACAGCCGACCAGCGCACCGCCGGCGAACGTCAGCCGCGGCACCGACTGGTAGCCGCCCTCGGTGATGGCGCGCGCGCCGTAGGCGAGCCGCTTGCCGCCTTCGAACAAGGTGCGGATCGAGGGGTGGGTCTTGAAGCGCTGGAATTCGTCGAACGGCGACAGATAGGGATCGTCGTAGTTCAGATGAACGACGAAACCCACCGCCACCAGATTGTCGTCATAGTGATAGAGGAACGAGCCGCCGCCAGTCGAATTGTTGAGCGGCCAGCCCAGCGTATGCTGGATCAGGCCCTTCCGGTGCTTCGCAGGATCGATCTGCCAGACTTCCTTGAGGCCGATGCCGAATTTAGGCGGCTCGCTGCCCGCGTCGAGCGAGAATTTCGCGATCAATTGCTTGGTCAGGCTGCCGCGG
The genomic region above belongs to Bradyrhizobium sediminis and contains:
- a CDS encoding electron transfer flavoprotein-ubiquinone oxidoreductase, encoding MSTEELPPRESMEFDVVIVGAGPSGLAAAIRLKQLNADLSIVVVEKGSEVGAHILSGAVIDPVSLDKLVPDWREDADCPLKTQVKTDKFYWMTAGSAIPLPAIAMPPLMNNHHCYIGSLGNVCRWLGRKAEALGVEIYPGFAATEVLYDDKGAVRGIATGDMGIAKDGTHKDSFTRGMELLGKYTLFAEGARGSLTKQLIAKFSLDAGSEPPKFGIGLKEVWQIDPAKHRKGLIQHTLGWPLNNSTGGGSFLYHYDDNLVAVGFVVHLNYDDPYLSPFDEFQRFKTHPSIRTLFEGGKRLAYGARAITEGGYQSVPRLTFAGGALVGCAAGFVNVPRIKGVHNAMGSGMQAAEHVAAALGANRANDELVDYENSWRDSAVGKDLYRVRNAKPFLSKFGTAIGMAFSGFDMWCNTLGFSLFGTQSHAKPDRKTLDPAKAHAPIAYPKPDGKISFDKLSSVFLSNTNHEEDQPVHLKVADMNLQKTSEHDVYAGPSNRYCPAGVYEWVEEASGPRFQINAQNCVHCKTCDVKDPNGNITWVPPEGGGGPNYEAM